The Fibrobacter sp. DNA window AGATATATCAGACAGGAACACAGATGGAAAACAGGGATCCTGAGCATAAGATAGAAACTGATCTTCTCTCTACAATTAATGATGAGGATGTCAGAGTTCGCCAACTTCGTACAGAGCAGGTGGTCAGTCTTGGTCTCTGGGCTAATGCGATTTTGGCACTCCTTAAGCTTTCATCAGGAATAATCGGCCACAGCCAGGCCCTTCTTGCCGATGGAGTAAACTCGCTTTCCGATGTTGTTTACTTTATAGTGGTGCGGATATTTGTTGTCTTCTCCGGTAAACCTGCAGACCCGGAACATCCCTACGGTCATCATCAGTTCGAGAGTATCGCAGCTCTTGTTGTAGGTGCATTTGTAATCACTACCGGTCTGGCGATTTTCTGGGATTCTGTAAACACAGCTTTCCGGATGTTGATTGGCACCATAGAGAGTGATCCTGTTCGGGGATTTACCCTCATAGTAGCCTTGTTTACTATTGTATTAAAGATGGTTTTGATAATAAAAGCAAGGAATGCCGCAGACAAAACAGGCAGTATTGCAATTTCAGCACTGGCACGTGATCATCGTAATGACATTTTCGCCTCAAGCGGAGTATCAATTGGTATTCTATTTGGATTGGCAGGTATCCCCTGGGTTGATCCCCTGGCAGGGGCCATAGTGGCGATTCTGGTCACTAAAACAGGAATAGATGTGCTTCGGGAATCGAGTGCTGAACTAATGGATACCGTGCCCAGTCAGGAGATCGACACTCAGATCCGGCAGCATCTTTCGAGGTTTCCCGGAATCAAGCAGATAGAGAGTATTCATGCCCACAGGTTCGGTCCCTACTTTGTAGTGAATATAACCGTGGGGGTGGATGGCTCTATGAGTATTTACAAAGGAAACAAGATTGCTGATGCAGTGGAGGAGCATCTTCTAA harbors:
- a CDS encoding cation transporter; this translates as MENRDPEHKIETDLLSTINDEDVRVRQLRTEQVVSLGLWANAILALLKLSSGIIGHSQALLADGVNSLSDVVYFIVVRIFVVFSGKPADPEHPYGHHQFESIAALVVGAFVITTGLAIFWDSVNTAFRMLIGTIESDPVRGFTLIVALFTIVLKMVLIIKARNAADKTGSIAISALARDHRNDIFASSGVSIGILFGLAGIPWVDPLAGAIVAILVTKTGIDVLRESSAELMDTVPSQEIDTQIRQHLSRFPGIKQIESIHAHRFGPYFVVNITVGVDGSMSIYKGNKIADAVEEHLLKRMDMLRRVYVHYHPVKLKTGS